tcacttaaataatatttttttttgcttataaaaaaaaagtgaattcaaCTCACTAGGTATCTTTCTTGGAAATTACAGCTGTAGTTCTCAAGTTGAAGGTAAAGACCCACATTTGGTGAAAACTTCACAAACACACTTGACCTTGTTTTCTTCAATGACTTTGTACTTAGATAAATTCTTCATGCATGGTGATATATATTAATTGCACTTACCCTCAAATAAGTTAGCTCCTATAAATCATCAAAACGATAACCAAACAAAGAGTTTGTCTCTCCATGCAAGTAAGCAAAGTCATCAATATCAAATACATGCTCAAACTTTTGCACATagcttttctttatttttattttttatttttgaaatatttatttataaagccttatatttaattttcttaacaCTTTATACACCTTTTAAATTTGGACAAAATTTGAAGCtcataaaaacaacaaatatttgTACATGATGACACTTTTTGTGTGTTACAGAAGAACAAAGAGGTTATTAACAAAGAAGGGAAGGGGATGGAAATTGAAGGAATTCCTCTTGCAAAAGAGGAAACCCTACCTCCCGGTTTTCGATTTCATCCGACCGATGAAGAACTCATCACTTACTATCTTGTAAACAAGATTTCAGATTCTGAttttagttgcaaagcaattgGTGAAGTAGATCTCAACAAATCTGAGCCATGGGAGCTTCCAGGTTGTTTATTAAGTttcattgaaaatatatatgaacttaattttttgattttttgatttttcactttttttttactttggcTTGCTCATTTATCAACCattgatattaataaatatttgttttgttcatCTACTTAtgttcttttcttttcattGTTGTTtctataaaaacaataaattagggttttttcaTGATATCTCTGttgaatatatgaaattatatcTAACTCATAAATTAACtacaatttttatgttatatatatatatatatatatatatatatatatatatatatatatatatatatatatatatNNNNNNNNNNNNNNNNNNNNNNNNNNNNNNNNNNNNNNAAAGTTTTGTTAATGACTAAATTTTTCTATTTACAATACTCGGAACTAAAAGACTTTGTTTTAATGGATTCGAGTTCATTTTCACTCGGaacaacataattaatattggttgtttcaatttctttacgacataattttttatttattttttatcatggaAGTAAAAttttcatgtaattttttttaattattatggagtattgattatgttaagacctatttttgttgattttcacCTAATAAACTAACTTTTGTGTAATTTATCTTGGTATGAAATAGGGAAGGCAAAGATGGGTCAAAAAGAATGGTATTTCTTCAGTCTAAGAGATCGCAAATACCCAACAGGTGTGAGAACTAATAGAGCAACAAACACTGGATATTGGAAAACCACAGGCAAAGACAAAGAGATATTTGACAATGTTACATCTGAATTGGTTGGTATGAAGAAGACTTTGGTTTTTTACAAAGGAAGAGCTCCTAGAGGAGAGAAAACCAATTGGGTCATGCATGAATATCGTATTCATTCAAAATCCACCTATAGGACCAACAAGGTATATCTATATCAACATTGATACGTATACACTTTATCTTTTTTCGGTTAAATTGTATttgtggtctcttaacttaattttagttaattttttagttttttattttttttcttcccgatttggtcatttattctttatttgattttgttagagataaaaatatgagtttatttaaagatttaagttaagaatttaatgaaatttgcattatattgaagatgataattaattttatgggttttatttgaaatttttgatgaatttttttttttttttaaaaaagaaaatattgttgacattttaaaatataaaagatcaaattgtcacttaaaattaaaataaaggatcaaatcggaaaaaaaagaagataaatgactaaaacgttaactgaaattaaattaagggactaCAGATGCAATTTAACCTAAATTTTtctatatctattttttttttctatatcacTTTTTATCTTACTCCCTCAAAGTATATACACTCTATAAAGTGtacacaaattttttttctctatctaTATTGTCATATtgtaaatgttaatttttaattttggtcaaatttatttttaacaattcatttttttaatttaaacttaaattaacaacatagtaacaggaaaatttaaattttaagtgacaattttaaaacttttaaaactttcaaaatttaaattttaaaacttttgacaTTATCAATATTAACAGTAAAATAGGAGGAGGGACTAATTCAATAACAATATGTCggaaaaatattcataatcaaCCGTTAAACTAAAAGttattatcatatatataaattttaatattaatatatattaatttattatatcattaattaagatacgtgaaaattaatattatatagaattataataataattattgtcatATATGTAATATGCAGCAAGATGAATGGGTGGTTAGTAGGGTATTCCGCAAGAGTGTTGGAGCAAAGAAGTATCCTTCTTCAAACCCTACAAGAGCAACATTAAACCCTTACAATATTAACCTAGAAGTTGGCCCTAGCATTAACATGCAACCACAACCAATGATGCATCTAGGAGATCATTCAACTACTCATTTTCTCTATGGAAGAAACTACATCAACACTCCTGACCTAGTTGAAGTCAATAGGGTTCTAAGATCAAGTGGTGTTGTACCATTACCAATGCAATATTCCAATTTATCATCATCACCCTTAGGATTCACCATTTCAGGGCTTAATTTGAATCTTGGAGGAGCATCAACACAACCATCAACTCAAGTGCATGATTTTAGCTCCAACATGATGACTACTACTACTACAACCCTTGGTGGAGagaatcataataataataataatttagggTATGGTGGAGAAGTGAATATTAATGCAAATCCTAATGGAAATAATAGGTACATGGGTATGGAACATTGTGTGGATCTTGATAATTACTGGCCATCTTactgaatttaattatttcgtTGAGGGTGTTTTTCGATGTTTAGTTTATTATaaagttgttataatatataGTATGGAGAAACTATGttttttcaagtgtttttatGTATTGTGAGGGTAAAGTAAATACCCTCAAACATTAATGTCTTATGCACCAAGAAACtcttttaatgttattttgtaTACGTTCATCTAGTACTATTAAGATATTTGTTgtgttattt
The genomic region above belongs to Cicer arietinum cultivar CDC Frontier isolate Library 1 chromosome 4, Cicar.CDCFrontier_v2.0, whole genome shotgun sequence and contains:
- the NAC35 gene encoding NAC domain-containing protein 79, coding for MQKNKEVINKEGKGMEIEGIPLAKEETLPPGFRFHPTDEELITYYLVNKISDSDFSCKAIGEVDLNKSEPWELPGKAKMGQKEWYFFSLRDRKYPTGVRTNRATNTGYWKTTGKDKEIFDNVTSELVGMKKTLVFYKGRAPRGEKTNWVMHEYRIHSKSTYRTNKQDEWVVSRVFRKSVGAKKYPSSNPTRATLNPYNINLEVGPSINMQPQPMMHLGDHSTTHFLYGRNYINTPDLVEVNRVLRSSGVVPLPMQYSNLSSSPLGFTISGLNLNLGGASTQPSTQVHDFSSNMMTTTTTTLGGENHNNNNNLGYGGEVNINANPNGNNRYMGMEHCVDLDNYWPSY